One part of the Rutidosis leptorrhynchoides isolate AG116_Rl617_1_P2 chromosome 1, CSIRO_AGI_Rlap_v1, whole genome shotgun sequence genome encodes these proteins:
- the LOC139886617 gene encoding uncharacterized protein isoform X2 yields the protein MIPLSQRLSTEIRFLFESLNESNSESVLRELSQYVDYGTDGSILLLETCLDHFNVYGRDLKSTRLEPVVSSLFRKMLEKPEFSTVFTMSVMPAAITENFLHDLSFALQLSAYEQLGFGLALIESDNNDIRMAGKNFCMGQIEELCATQSSLHASDSVQDFDKDSEFILNPLMSDEFEDLNVFRNVDFIFEGNDNEFDVIRAETEREINMSDLLKELGYNCTLNVSLCKDLLSPFSPLTEVTVSKIFGTIVRSDAVSQDHENAFSTFYSASGRGIMPDVPSLTSWNIGVLIESIKQLAPGISWCSVIEYLDHEGFYIPDESAFSALISCYRHASQDPFPLAAVCGNVWRNMEGQLSFLKYAVSAPPEVFTFAHCKRQLANVDAVNSYKFQSGHANHAWLCLDLLEVLCQLAERGLAKSVRSLLEYPIKHCPEVLLFGMAHVNTSYNLIQHEVSLAVLPVILKDASLGGILLHLWHVNPSLFLRIINDALNMDAENINSVLDICQELKIVTPVLDMVPMSLGIKLAALASRKDLIDLEKWLSLNLSTFRDAFVEECLRFLKEVEFGAQESPNRLHTSGNIWSLFMETAPVFSKVVQPHAGLLSSNLRAKEMERLLLKFTNSTRLKNNGGTDSSTSETYADDIETEANSYFQQMFSSKLTVDEMIQKLARFKESSDKREHSIFECMIANLFEEYKFLNKYPERQLKLAAVLFGLLIKNQLVTHLTLGIALRAVLDALRKPADSKMFAFGTTALEKFVDRLAEWPQYCQHILQISHLRATHPELVTFIERILSRISSGHPESDAAHSPANTIPLSNVEMPGPSFSVIGSGDAQLGSQSSSPIPFQQRNHSYLDERHRASVTSSNFMKPNLPAVGQVSVTLANDPVSIPKPQNVVTSSSALASSPAFVRPSRSVTSARFGAALNIETLVAAAERRETPVEAPPSETQDKISFIINNLSAANIEAKAKEFTEVLKEQYYPWFAQYMVMKRASIEPNFHDLYLKFLEKANSKALTKEIVQATYENCKVLLGSELIKSSSEERSLLKNLGGWLGKITISRNHVLRAREIDPKSLIIEAYEKGLMIAVIPFTSKILEACHNSLAYQPPNPWTMGILGLLAELYAMPNLKLNLKFEIEVLFKNLNVDLKVVNPSSLLKDRVREVEGNPDFSTKDVGLVQQPVPQEVKPNMVSSLNQVELPVEVGNSSHTGGHSRILPQYAAAPPHLPTATLSEDEKMAALGLPDKLPSAQGHLQPQMPFPVGQLPSSSMDQQVIINPKLQALGLHLHFQSVLGLSMELAIKDIVVSIVQRSVSIATQTTKELVLKDYAMESDESRIHSAAHLMVASLAGSLAHVTCKEPLRGSISSQLRNNLQTLNLNIGSELLEHAIQLVTNDNLDLGCALIEQAATEKAVQTIDGELAPQLSIRRKQREGVGSAYFDANIYKQGHVGVLPEALRPKPGRLSHSQQRVYEDFVRLPWQNQSNQSSNAVPVGPSAPPGNGAIHRGYSSASGQLNSGVFSSSLGHSTINDIEDMEPTSVKLLSGSSIHSGVGGGIGPHSFENEAVQSSISSVSAPELHLPESSSVSKELLVPSATDRNTSASAEPLTTKDALDKYQSISEKLESMIATDAKEAEIQSVIGEVTGVILRCISRDEAASAVAQKVFQGLYENAANTAHVGAHIAMLSAIRDLSKLVGKELTTWVIYSDEDRKFNKDITIGLIRRDLLNLAEYNVHMAKLLDAGKNKVAIEFAVSLIQAMLASDARVISELHNLVDALAKLATRPDASEALQQLVDSIRQPKDKKVDTNVLETSEPDLAFREQVSRVFADWYRINELPGVNDQIAARFVLQLQQTGLLKADDVSDHFFRILLDIAVHHCITSEGAVQSHQQTQTLSFLAIDIYASLVFAILKFSSIDHALSKLALLSKVLAVTVRFIQKDAEERKSSFNPRPYFRLFIDWLLDLNTLDPVFEGASFQVLTALATSFHALQPLRVPAFSFVWLELISHRNFMPKLLSGNGQKGWPYFQRLLVDLFQFMEPFLRNAELGEPVRFLYKGTLRVLLVLLHDFPEFLCDYHFSLCDIIPPSCIQMRNIVLSAFPRNMRLPDPSTPNLKIDLLAEISQSPRILSEVDAALKAKQMKNDVDEYLKAKPQGSQFIPELKQKLLLSPTVAARAGTRYNVPLMNSLVLYVGMQAIQQLQARTPHGQPMTSNASLQILFVGAALDIFQALIFELDTEGRYLFLNAVANQLRYPNNHTHYFSFILLYLFSETNQEAIQEQITRVLLERLIVNRPHPWGLLITFIELIKNPRYNFWSRSFTRCVPEIEKLFESVSRSCGGPKPVDDNVVAGGISDTLH from the exons ATGATTCCGTTGTCACAAAGACTTTCAACTGAAATACGGTTCCTATTCGAGAGCTTGAACGAATCCAATTCCGAATCCGTTCTTCGCGAACTATCTCAG TATGTTGATTATGGAACGGACGGAAGTATTTTGCTTCTGGAGACCTGTTTGGATCACTTTAATGTTTATGGAAGGGACTTGAAAAGTACTCGTTTAGAGCCTGTAGTTTCTTCACTTTTTAGAAAAATGTTGGAAAAGCCAGAATTTAGTACTGTATTCACCATGTCAGTAATGCCAGCAGCAATCACTGAAAACTTTTTGCATGATTTATCTTTTGCACTACAACTATCTGCGTATGAGCAGCTTGGATTTGGTCTGGCTTTGATAGAGTCAGATAATAATGACATCAGAATGGCTG GAAAGAACTTTTGTATGGGTCAGATTGAGGAATTGTGTGCTACCCAATCTTCTCTGCATGCCTCTGACTCTGTTCAGGAT TTTGATAAGGATTCAGAGTTTATTTTAAATCCTCTTATGtccgatgaatttgaagacttgAACGTATTTAG GAATGTGGATTTTATCTTTGAAGGCAATGACAATGAGTTTGATGTTATCCGGGCAGAAACAGAGAGGGAGATAAACATGTCTGACCTGTTAAAAGAGTTGGGCTATAATTGCACCTTAAACGTATCACTATGCAAAGACTTGTTATCCCCGTTTTCACCGTTAACCGAAGTCACCGTCTCCAAGATATTTGGCACTATTGTTCGATCTGATGCCGTTTCTCAAGACCATGAAAATGCATTTTCAACATTTTATTCTGCTTCTGGTAGAGGGATTATGCCTGATGTTCCCTCATTGACTTCTTGGAACATTGGTGTCCTGATTGAATCAATCAAGCAGCTT GCCCCTGGAATCAGCTGGTGTAGTGTGATCGAGTACCTTGATCATGAAGGTTTCTACATCCCGGATGAGTCAGCATTTTCAGCACTGATTTCGTGTTACAGACATGCATCACAG GATCCCTTTCCTTTGGCTGCTGTTTGTGGCAATGTTTGGAGAAATATGGAGGGTCAACTATCTTTTCTGAAGTATGCTGTTTCTGCACCCCCTGAAGTGTTCACGTTTGCACACTGCAAACGACAATTG GCAAATGTTGATGCAGTTAATAGTTACAAGTTTCAATCTGGTCATGCGAATCATGCTTGGTTATGCCTGGACCTTTTGGAGGTCTTGTGCCAGTTAGCTGAGAGAGGCCTTGCAAAGTCTGTTCGATCGCTGCTTGAATATCCTATTAAGCATTGCCCTGAAGTGCTGCTATTTGGGATGGCCCATGTTAAT ACATCATATAATCTCATTCAACATGAAGTTTCTTTGGCTGTTCTTCCTGTGATACTTAAAGATGCATCTCTGGGTGGAATTCTGCTCCATCTTTGGCATGTAAACCCTTCTTTATTCTTGAGAATAATAAATGATGCACTGAACATGGATGCCGAAAACATTAACAGTGTCTTGGATATATGCCAGGAGTTAAAG ATTGTTACTCCTGTATTGGATATGGTACCCATGTCTTTGGGTATTAAGCTGGCTGCTTTGGCTTCTCGAAAAGACCTCATTGATCTAGAGAAGTGGTTAAGCTTAAATCTAAGCACTTTCAGAGATGCTTTCGTTGAG GAGTGCCTTCGATTCCTGAAGGAGGTCGAGTTTGGTGCTCAAGAATCGCCCAATCGTTTGCATACCTCTGGTAACATCTGGAGTCTTTTTATGGAGACAGCGCCTGTGTTTTCGAAG GTCGTTCAACCACATGCGGGCTTGCTCTCATCTAACCTACGTGCTAAGGAAATGGAAAGACTACTTTTGAAGTTCACGAACAGTACAAGGTTGAAAAACAATGGTGGTACTGATTCATCAACATCTGAAACATATGCGGATGATATAGAGACCGAGGCTAACTCTTATTTCCAGCAAATGTTCTCTAGTAAGTTGACCGTTGATGAAATGATTCAAAAGCTGGCCCGATTCAAGGAATCATCTGATAAAAG GGAACATTCAATATTTGAGTGTATGATTGCGAATCTGTTTGAAGAGTACAAATTTCTCAACAAATACCCTGAAAGACAACTTAAACTCGCTGCAGTTCTTTTTG GTTTGCTTATTAAGAATCAACTGGTGACACATCTTACACTTGGTATTGCCTTACGAGCTGTTTTGGATGCCTTGCGTAAACCTGCTGATTCCAAA ATGTTTGCGTTTGGTACAACGGCTTTGGAGAAATTTGTGGATCGTCTGGCTGAGTGGCCACAATACTGCCAGCATATCTTACAAATATCGCATCTACGTGCTACTCATCCCGAGCTTGTAACTTTCATTGAAAGGATACTTAGCAGGATTTCATCAGGTCATCCCGAATCAGATGCAGCCCATAGTCCTGCTAATACTATCCCACTATCAAATGTTGAG ATGCCGGGTCCATCTTTCTCTGTGATTGGATCTGGCGATGCCCAGCTTGGCTCTCAATCATCTTCCCCAATCCCGTTTCAACAGAGGAACCATAGTTATTTGGATGAAAGACACAGAGCCTCTGTAACCTCATCCAACTTTATGAAGCCAAACTTACCTGCTGTAGGCCAAGTCTCAGTTACTCTAGCAAACGATCCTGTTAGCATCCCAAAG CCTCAGAATGTAGTTACTTCTTCATCTGCATTGGCCTCTTCTCCTGCTTTTGTTCGTCCATCTAGATCAGTTACTTCGGCAA GATTTGGGGCCGCTTTGAATATTGAAACACTTGTTGCTGCTGCTGAACGCAGAGAAACTCCCGTAGAG GCCCCACCATCAGAAACTCAAGATAAGATTTCATTTATAATCAATAATTTATCGGCTGCCAACATTGAAGCCAAAGCTAAGGAATTCACCGAAGTTCTTAAAGAACAATACTATCCTTGGTTTGCGCAGTACATGGTCATGAAAAG AGCGAGTATTGAACCAAATTTTCACGACTTGTACCTGAAGTTTCTTGAGAAAGCAAACTCAAAAGCTTTGACCAAAGAGATTGTTCAAGCCACATATGAGAACTGCAAG GTTCTTCTAGGTTCTGAACTTATTAAGTCCAGTTCGGAAGAACGTTCATTGCTGAAGAATCTTGGAGGGTGGCTGGGAAAGATCACAATTAGTAGAAACCATGTTCTGCGTGCTAGGGAGATTGATCCAAAGTCTTTAATTATTGAG GCATATGAAAAGGGTTTGATGATTGCAGTGATCCCATTTACTTCCAAG ATTTTAGAGGCATGCCATAACAGCCTAGCATATCAACCTCCCAATCCTTGGACCATGGGAATTCTCGGATTACTTGCTGAATTATATGCAATGCCAAATCTTAAATTGAATCTCAAGTTTGAAATTGAG GTTTTGTTTAAGAATCTTAATGTGGATCTGAAAGTAGTAAATCCATCATCCCTTCTCAAGGACAGAGTGAGAGAAGTTGAGGGCAATCCTGACTTCTCTACAAAGGATGTTGGATTGGTTCAGCAACCGGTTCCTCAGGAAGTAAAACCGAACATGGTATCGAGCCTGAATCAAGTCGAATTACCAGTCGAAGTTGGTAATTCATCTCATACAGGTGGTCATTCGCGAATATTGCCTCAG TATGCTGCTGCTCCTCCCCATCTTCCTACCGCTACTTTAAGTGAGGATGAGAAGATGGCAGCTTTAGGTTTACCTGATAAGCTTCCATCTGCTCAAGGACATCTACAACCTCAGATGCCCTTCCCCGTTGGTCAG CTACCCTCATCGAGTATGGACCAGCAAGTTATTATTAATCCTAAGCTTCAAGCTCTGGGCCTGCATTTGCACTTTCAGAG TGTGCTTGGATTGTCCATGGAGCTGGCTATCAAAGATATAGTTGTCAGCATCGTACAGCGTAGTGTATCCATTGCTACTCAGACAACAAAGGAACTTGTCTTAAAG GACTATGCTATGGAGTCGGATGAGAGCCGTATTCACAGTGCTGCTCATCTCATGGTTGCAAGTTTGGCTGGAAGTCTAGCCCATGTGACGTGCAAG GAACCTCTGCGCGGTTCAATATCAAGTCAGCTAAGAAACAATCTTCAGACTCTGAATTTGAATATTGGAAGTGAACTCCTTGAACATGCAATTCAGCTTGTTACCAATGACAACCTCGACTTGGGGTGTGCATTAATTGAACAGGCTGCTACTGAAAAG GCTGTACAAACAATAGATGGTGAACTTGCGCCTCAACTTTCGATAAGAAGAAAGCAGAGAGAAGGGGTAGGGTCCGCCTATTTTGATGCAAACATATATAAACAAGGTCACGTAGGAGTCCTACCAGAAGCTCTGCGTCCTAAACCTGGTCGCTTATCCCATTCTCAACAACGGGTTTATGAG GATTTTGTTCGCTTACCCTGGCAAAATCAGTCTAACCAGAGCTCAAATGCTGTGCCTGTGGGTCCCTCTGCCCCACCAGGAAACGGTGCTATACACCGTGGGTACAGTTCAGCTTCAGGTCAACTGAACTCTGGCGTTTTTTCATCTAGCCTAGGACACTCTACTATCAATGACATTGAAGATATGGAGCCTACTTCAGTCAAACTCCTTAG TGGTTCGTCAATACATAGTGGTGTGGGTGGTGGTATTGGTCCTCACAGCTTTGAGAATGAAGCTGTACAGTCTTCAATTTCTTCAGTGTCAGCTCCTGAACTGCACCTACCAGAATCTTCTAGTGTTTCCAAA GAACTGCTTGTGCCTTCTGCTACAGATCGCAATACGAGTGCCTCAGCTGAACCATTGACTACCAAAGACGCATTGGACAAGTACCAGTCTATCTCAGAGAAG CTGGAATCTATGATAGCCACCGATGCTAAAGAAGCCGAAATTCAG TCTGTTATTGGTGAGGTGACGGGGGTCATTCTTAGATGCATTAGTCGGGATGAAGCTGCCTCAGCTGTGGCTCAGAAG GTCTTCCAAGGTTTGTATGAAAATGCAGCAAACACCGCTCATGTTGGTGCTCATATTGCTATGTTATCTGCCATTCGCGATCTTAGCAAGCTTGTTGGGAAAGAACTGACTACTTGG GTAATATACTCTGATGAAGATAGGAAATTCAACAAAGATATTACGATTGGCTTAATCCGTAGGGATTTGTTGAACCTTGCGGAGTATAACGTTCACATGGCAAAGCTTCTTGATGCGGGAAAGAACA AAGTGGCAATAGAATTTGCAGTTTCATTAATCCAAGCAATGCTAGCTAGTGACGCAAGAGTAATATCTGAACTTCATAATCTTGTTGATGCATTGGCAAAG CTTGCAACAAGGCCTGATGCTTCTGAGGCCCTACAACAGCTTGTTGATTCTATCAGACAGCCAAAAGACAAAAAGGTCGACACAAATGTTCTGGAAACTTCAGAACCGGACCTTGCTTTCCGTGAGCAG GTATCTCGGGTATTTGCGGACTGGTATCGTATAAATGAACTGCCTGGTGTGAACGATCAAATAGCTGCTCGTTTTGTTCTACAGTTGCAGCAAACTGGGTTGTTGAAAGCGGATGATGTGTCAGACCACTTTTTCCGCATTCTCTTG GATATTGCTGTACACCACTGTATAACTTCTGAGGGTGCTGTCCAATCTCATCAACAAACTCAGACTTTATCATTCCTTGCCATTGATATCTATGCATCACTTGTCTTTGCGATACTCAAG TTCtcctcaatcgaccatgctttaagcAAGCTGGCACTTCTTTCAAAG GTTTTAGCAGTGACTGTGAGATTTATTCAGAAGGATGCAGAGGAGAGGAAATCATCATTTAATCCTAGACCGTATTTTAGGTTATTTATCGACTGGCTTCTTGACCTGAATACTCTTGATCCAGTCTTCGAAGGTGCAAGCTTTCAG GTTTTGACTGCTCTAGCAACTTCTTTTCATGCCCTGCAGCCTCTGAGAGTTCCCGCCTTCAG TTTTGTATGGCTTGAGCTGATAAGTCACAGAAATTTCATGCCGAAACTGCTGAGTGGAAATGGTCAGAAGGGATGGCCGTATTTTCAACGCTTGCTGGTTGACTTGTTTCAATTCATGGAGCCTTTCTTGAGGAACGCTGAACTTGGCGAGCCG GTTCGTTTTCTGTACAAAGGAACACTGAGAGTGCTTTTGGTGTTGCTTCATGATTTTCCAGAGTTTCTTTGTGATTATCATTTTAGTTTATGTGATATCATTCCCCCAAGCTGCATTCAGATGCGGAATATAGTACTTAGTGCATTTCCTCGCAACATGAGGCTGCCTGATCCTTCAACTCCCAACTTGAAG ATTGATCTGTTAGCTGAGATTAGTCAATCACCTCGAATTCTCTCAGAGGTGGATGCAGCCTTGAAAGCCAAGCAAATGAAAAATGACGTGGATGAGTATTTGAAG GCGAAGCCACAAGGGAGTCAATTTATTCCCGAGTTGAAACAGAAACTGCTTCTTTCCCCGACTGTGGCTGCAAGAGCAGGAACGCGATACAACGTGCCTTTGATGAACTCCCTTGTACTTTACGTCGGGATGCAG GCCATCCAGCAGCTGCAGGCTAGAACCCCTCATGGACAACCAATGACAAGTAACGCTTCGCTGCAAATCCTGTTTGTGGGTGCTGCTTTGGACATCTTTCAAGCCCTAATCTTTGAGCTAGACACTGAAGGACGTTACCTCTTTCTGAATGCGGTTGCTAACCAATTGCGTTATCCCAACAACCACACACATTACTTTTCCTTTATCCTCCTTTACTTGTTTTCTGAGACCAACCAG GAGGCCATTCAGGAACAAATTACTAGAGTTCTGTTGGAGCGTTTGATTGTTAATCGACCTCACCCATGGGGTCTTCTGATCACTTTCATTGAGCTCATTAAG AATCCAAGGTACAACTTCTGGAGCAGATCATTCACAAGGTGTGTTCCTGAAATTGAGAAACTGTTCGAATCTGTTTCAAGATCGTGTGGTGGACCTAAACCAGTGGATGACAATGTGGTTGCTGGAGGCATATCTGATACTTTGCATTAG